In the genome of Arachis stenosperma cultivar V10309 chromosome 6, arast.V10309.gnm1.PFL2, whole genome shotgun sequence, the window TCGATGGCAACAGTGCGCGAAATAACATTTTTTTGCTCCAACAATACCGTCGAAAAATCTGCCGGTAACCAATTGGTTTTTCCAGCAAATGATCCGTTGTAACTTCCGACAAAAAAATTTGCGAGGTTTATACCATCTGATTGTTTCCGACAGTAAATTCGATGGTATTTAAATTACCATcggatttttatttatttttccgaTTGAAAATCCGACGGTACTCaacgtttttcttgtagtgttggTGACCTAGCTCTGCCCCTCTCCTATGCGGGCTTCGACAGCAGCAATTTCAACGAGCCTGTGAAcgatgtaacaccctaccacatagagtcttatgcttaagtcataaaacagaGGTGGCGAGGTATTATGACCAATAAAGTAAAAGCGTATATATACTATAGGTGAAAAGAGGGTTTTATCTAGGAGccttttgaagaaaaattaaacaaaagcATTAAATAGAAAAGCGCGTCACTTACGTAAGCGATAAACGTAAACTAGATGGGATAAGAATAAAGCACCATATATATGTAGGAAAGACTTCCAAGGATGCAGATAACAAAGCTTCTGACTCAGCTCGCGAAGTTAAGACCAGCCAGAGCATACATACATacatgtgtgtgtgtgtgtgtgtgtgtgtgtgtgtgtgtgtgaaacccaaaatatccaaaatactATTTACAGAACCTGTTTCTCCAAGTCAACTTCTAAGAGGGACAAAACATAATACATGTATATACATTGGAGATATATAACTATGTACATATGCAtctaaaaccaaaataaaaccCCAAACGGGTAGAGTTCTTCGCTTGCAGAAAACTTCCAGTATGCTTCAGCGAGGTGCCTCACGTTCTGCATCTGAAAATCACAAAATATGTATGGGGTAAGAACCGaaaggttctcagcatggtaacgGTGCCTTCATAACTAACATATAATATCCCGAAAAAGTCAGAGGTGATCTTAGAACTTCCAACATTCATATTTAAAGCTTagagttaaaattttaaaccatAATACAAGGTGAGTTGTCTAAGGTTCTTAATCCTGACTCAATTCTAACTTATTCCCTCTATTTCTTGCCTTCCTCCAATCCTCCAAAACTCTGGTGCAGAGACAAACAATACAGACAAAGCAAATATAAGTAGAGTACAAATACAACAGGTAGCAAATATAGCAGATAAGCATATATATTCAGATAAGCAAACCCAAGTAGTGCAAAATCAAACAAGACAcataaatgcatatgatgcatgcctttCCTACTGGCCGTGAGCTTACGTGTCGGTTATTTTACCAGAGCCCGACACATCCAGTAGCTAAACCGGATATTGTCCTCTTGAAAACTGGCGGGCGGTACACCACCACGAACCCCACCTGGTGGACGGTACACTACCACGAACCCCACCATTGCGAGCGGTACACCATCATGAAACTCGCAAGATCTTCGATTGGAAAAACAATACACACGTGGGAGGTAAACAACTACGATCGCCACCTTCTGTGAGCGGTAAACCACCACAATCTTCACAGACATGTTGACACTGGGCAAGTGGTAAACCGCCACAATCCTTGCCAGGTCAAACTCAAAGATCAATGTCATTTTAAATCCTTATaaatcattcattcattcattaattCATATATGCATCTCCAACATATTTGCAAATTTTTTACACTTCCTCAATTACTCCCAATCATTTAATCATCAATCATATATTCATCCTCAATATTCTCgatcaatcatcatcattacaGCCTTCTCCATATTCTATTCAACACTTTCTCAAATCATTCACATTAACTCGATCATTCATTACATTTCATCAGTACTTCAACGTTCTCATTTAGTCCATCATAATTAATGCTATATTCCACTTAGTTCATACTTTTCAACTCAATTCTTCCATTCCATAACCCTCCTTTTATAGGTTCACTCTCTCTCCTAGGCTCGTAAACTAGGTATCGGACCCTACAGGTAATTAAAAGAGGTTGGAGAACTACAGAATTGGTAAGacttagaataaaaaaaatcacttaTGTTACCGAATCAGGGTTCTGCGTACGCGAGCCTCCAGAAACCAATGGTCCGAGTATGCAGGACTTACTCTGCATACGCAAGACGTCTGGGCAGTGCCCTCTGTCCACGTCGTATATGATGGTccacatgtctcctttttcttCGAAAAACAGCAAAGTTGCAGATTTTACTTTTCGCACACCAAATTTCAAATGCGCATAACTCTTttgttttaaaacattttttgtCCGTTCTTCAAAAGGTGGAAACCTCTCGgactaaattttcattttaGATAAGTTTGATAAAAATCGAAAGTCTGAAGGCCAAGTTTTGACTTGTCGAAGTTGGTTAAAAACAaagtttttctaaaaaatttctaaacctcaactttcaaaatatttcaattCCAACCCCTTTTAAAACTTACCAAATCTTACCATAATGGCTCCAAACCAACATCAATTATATCACAACACTTCTCGACATACCAATTCACCATCTCCATCAAGTTTTCAACCCACTACATACAATCATTATTTATTCTCAAACATTATCATCATAATTCATCATACATTCTCTTCAACTTTATCATTCAACACAATCATCATCAATTTTTTACCAATCTCATATACAAGATTAAACATCACAACCATAATGGCATCAACCACAATTTCAAAGTTACTAACCCTTATATATATCCACCAATCTCAATCATCAACATCATTAATAATTCAATCTTATCTTACAGTTAACTAACCTAAGTTTTACGACACGTTATATTTTAGTTAcgagaaaccgaaaccatacatTGGCGAATTTCTTCCTAAGCCACATGGCACTGCAAGTCCTTGATACACAAGCTCTAACCTTCACCAAGTGATTTTTCAGCTCTTAATACCTGAGCTTAAGTCTCCAACATCATCATTATTGTTCTAATTCATATTTACACAATCCAATTTCACACAATTGCATACACAACCACTAATTTTACTACTCAATATCATATAATTAAAGGATTTACAAAGGTTATGAGTTTCTTACCATTACCCATGAACAATTGGGCAAAACCAAAAATTTTTTCGTTGCCAGAGTTCACCTAAATCATCAAAATCATTCAATTCTTCAATactataaattctaaattttgaaaCTGAGATGAGAAGATCTGGATAAGAAAACTCAAGTTTCTTACCAAATTGTTTAGTGGCTATTGTAGATAATTTCGAGACAAACGTGTGATCGctgacggctcgtcaatcggagtttCGGATTGAAAGTTATAGGAATTTGATCAAGTTTCTTATCAATATTGTTTTCTTCCTTCTCCTCATGCAACCAGCAACGTGTTTCATTACTTGGGGAAGGAGAAAAGCTGATGCTCTTCATATAACATTGGTTGGGTTGGGTCTGTTCTGGGCCCAGTTCATTCGGTTTAGTTTGTTTGGTCTAATTTTAGgctaaaatctttaaaattagcgtcaaaattttaattatttcttccattctaaactataaaatttaattttctaatttttttaaataataattagtttattagttaattatttattaatttttcaagttttacaaACGACAAGACAGAGGTAAGAATGATACAGAACAAAACAAAATCTGAACTAGAACCAGGGTGAAATGACTGAGTTGGTGGCTGTAACAGTGTTCTCCGACGACAATGGTGATGTTTTTGGACGAGTATGGGTTTGGTGGCACGGAAGCATCCCTCCTCCTTCTTGAGTTTGTCACCCCTCTACACAAGCTCAATCTCTCTCTTCGAAATCTCTCTACTggttctctctcttcttctctttctaaCTCGTCGGCAGCGAACGTTTTTCCTTGTTTCAGTAACGCTgtcatcttcttccttctctcatcttctctctttctctggCGAGCTCACCCCTTTCTTCTCTTTCCCATCTCTGCTTCGTGTCTCTCCCTCTCACACTTATCGGTCTTGGCCAGCGGTTTGACAGCGGCAGCGTTCTTTCTCGCCTCCTCAGCAACGTCTTTCCTCTTGACTAACGACAATTTCACCGTTGAGCTTTGAGAAGGTGAGGCTAattcagatgatgatgatgagaaaaaggAGGAGGATAGATTAGGATCTATgttgttttcaatttttaaattaataaagatatttaagtaattttacTTGTGTTAGTCtctatatttatcttaaatcaAATTAAGATATTGAGACATAACTCAGTCATGTACACTTTacactaaataaaataaaaatatttaatttagcCTTTGTCACTTATTCTTCGACTCTCTTCCAAACACAGCTAAAGTAGACACTTTGAGAATTATATTGTCTTTTTAAAGATTTCGTGAGAACTGACTTGGATAGTAATTATAACTTCACCTCAAGGACTGCATTGTCCAACTTGCACATGTAAATAGTTAACAGTCATGTGTCATTTTAGCAATTAATGTTAGTTACTAATAGAAAAATTTGGTCAAAATTGTATTATCTAATGTAGAAtaagattaaaaattattttgtgtatcctaaaatttaaagaataaaattttcaattttaaatactTCATGTACTTATTTGTATAATTATTCTTTTgtaaataatatatttgttttatttagagtaaaatattattttggtaTCTAACATTTGAGTCAActcttaatttaaattttattattttaaatattttattttaatctcaaaaaaattcaaatgtCTTATTTCAATCTAAGAAAGTTTCAAATAGATTTAATATTGTTCCATTGATAAATTTAACACGAACAATTAACATATTGAagagttaatatttaattttaatatgtaagTAAAATCGATCTACTAACAATTACcaacttattatttttttttgaatcgtTGATGATTGATAGATggaattttagaattttttatcaGAAGGagataaaaaagaaatttacattaaaattttggttatatttttctaacatAAGAAAGAAGATAtagtttaataataatattggtAACGTTTATGTTACTCGttctattaattatttatgtcaaatttaatattaagaTAATATTGAAtcagtttaaaattttttaaaacaaaataaaatatttaaaatattaaaaaccaaattaaaatttaatcaattagtgagaactaaaATTGTAGATATTTTAAAAGGTAAATGGTCAAATTCATCCATGAAAAAgcatttattttctaaattagtccgcaaattttttttttaattaaatttgttattcaaaaattttaaattaatcgcGTCAATTCTTCTGTCATTTTCTTTGTTGATCACCAAAATTTGTTAACGTGACACGTTAAATGATACTACAACAcacacataaaaattttaattgactattagtataaaaaaattatgaaattagatcaaatcaaaaCTTAATTTAATAGAGAACTTGAGATATTGAAATCCctcaatttaaaattaatttaatctaattttatgaatttatcATGTTAGCTATCAATTAAGATTACTAATATATATTGTGATGTCACTTAATATATCAcatcaataaattttaatgtgattaataataaaaatgacaaaaagactaaaataatgaatttaaaatttttaaaaaataaatttaataaaaaaatcttttaaaattaatttaaaaaataaataatcagaATCAATTTAATAATCTACTCATATTTTGAATCCCAGGTGGCATATAAAGTCCACAACAGCTAAATACTCGTGCATTGAGGGTCCTACGCAATCGCCACGCGCATCTAGATCCTCCCTTCTTCTCCGCAAAACCCCTTTTCTCGATTCTttgaaagaacaaaaaaaaaaaaaaaaattgatcacTCACACGGACACACTTTCCCACCTCACATCTCACACCATAGCTCACACCTTCAAATCACGCATCTTCTTCTTCCCCCTCCTCAACAACCAAGCATGCTCCTACTCCGATTAACCACCAATCCTCATCCTCCACCGCCATTTCTACCCTGCATCACCAACACcgcatcatcttcttcttcttccttttgcCCCACGCATCGCTCTCTGTTCAACAACGGAAACAAAAACTGCTTTGTTCGCTCGAATGTCAGAACTCACACTCTTCGTGTTTTCGCAATGTCCGATTCCAAGGCATACAAGATGAACCTCAACCAGTACCTTGTCACTCTCGAAAGGCCCCTCGGCATCCGTTTCGCTCTCACCGCTGACGGCAACATCATCGTCCATTCCCTCACCAAAGGGGTACCCCTCCCCTCCTCACACCAAAATTCATTTCCAGagattcatttattttattttcaacttaaCAGTTCCCTTTCTCTTCTATTCAGGGCAATGCAGAGAGGTCGAGGATTATAATGGTAGGTGACACTTTGAAGAAACTTGGGGATTCATCTCAGAACAAGCTCGTCGAGATTAAAGACGTTGGAGACACACAGTACGCTTCTTGATTCTTCTTTCCTATATGTTTATGCACTCTAAACTAAACTTAGATGCTTCTAGAGTTTCATTATGTAATGTTGTTTggcaatatataatattcttgaaaattaacccaaaaagaaaaaagaaaggagaaagACTCCTCCCTCTCCTGATTCCTACCCTCCTCACACTTCAACATTAGTTGTTCTTTGCATTGATTTCTTTATTATCCATTGAGATTATTCCccattcaatttttattttttagttatggTTAATGACTGCTCTTTTGAAGCTGAGTCTAGTGGCGTATATATCTAATTACTTCATTAGGGTTAGGTCTATTTCGGTTGCGTTTTCTGCTTTAGACTTTGtggaaaaaaaaatcgaaaCAGAAAACAGAACTTCATGACATTGTTTtcactttatatatatatatatatatatattcttccTTCACTTGTGCTTTTCAGTTTAGGTGTATGTTTACAACACTATGGTTACGTACATATAACATTACTCATATCATTATTCTTGGTATTTGTTCAGTTTCTATTTTGTTCCATTTGTTAATTTCAAGATTTTGGAAAGGACAGAATGAAATGGAGATATCATATGAAACATGATTTTATCTTCACAAGAGTCTAAAACATGAAAACAGAAAGATTTAAAAGTAAGGTGGGAGATATATCAGTATTCTCTATATTCTCTCTTAAGTTAATCTCGTTGACATTCCATTCTCTTAACATTTTGTTGGTGAAATGTTTGGTGCTGCCTTGTGTTGTTTAGGAGAATGGTAGAAGAGCTTGCTAGCCTTGTTCCTACTTGCTATAGCATTATCCCCGAGTTCAAATAAAATCATATTTGCTAGACGAAAATGCGCTTGAAAGATTAACACGCTAACAAAAATGGTCCAAATAGATGTAAATAACAAAAGGTCCCTAAAAGATAGTATTAATTAGACAAACATGGCAAAAAATATCGTTTTTTTTATAAGTGGCAAACGACTCATGCATTTGATCCAACTTTTTGTAGGAATATTTGGATAAGTATATAGAATGTGCATGTAAAAATTTAGTGTAAAATTCAATCTCTAGACCCTTTTtccatgtatatattttttaaattttcagttATTCAAGTAGAAATTAAAATGGCCAAAAAATACTCACTTGGCCTAAGATCACCAAACATTAAGGATGGATAAGTCTCATTTTTCTAAACATGCTTGCAAATTACTATGTGGAAATTTGATCTCTAGAGCCATTTTTGGGGCTATACGTTTAATAATTGgtattttatcaaaaaataatattatctttTGGAGACCATTTTTTGTCATTTTAATCTTGTGGTTATTTTTATCACGACACTTGAATCTTTTGGGGTGCATATTTTGTAGTTTACCCTCCAAAAATACGATAGGAAACATTCATGAATGGGAGTGACATTATCAAAATAGAAGTGACAATATACATTCCCACTCTGTAAAAGCAAAGTGTTGGATTTTCACCGAACTACAGCAAATACTGATTTGTTATCAAATTCTTCCAAGTATttctttatacttttttttttaattttagaaaacaaggtattttttcttttaaattaaatgacACTGGTGATATATGTTTTAGAATGACATACAAGCTaaataaaactcacaaaagGTTTATTTATACTTTTCCTGAACCACCTTTGCCATACGCTTAAACTATTGGCTAGAGGCATACAAATGGTTTTATATCTAGACATACATGATACAAGTGTAGTGCACCCATTCTCATCCTACTTTTTGCggaaatttaatttatatttagaaAACTAAAGACAAGGAGGATCGAATTCTAGTTCTCTCAGTATGTTGTGAACTATTTCTCTCAAACACTTAATTGTTGAGTAGAGACACACAAATGGTTTTATATCTATCAgtattcttatttaatttaatttaatttttatttattttcgttaAATTTCGGAATAATAGATTTGGTGGGCTTTGGCATATTTAACAAGGGAGAAAAATCATAAAGAAACTGTAGTTTATTCGTAAGGCTAAATCATAAAAACACTTTTTTATCCATGAGTTCAAATAAATCATAAAAGCacttttttattcatttttctatCTGCTAGCAATAGTCACTCTGTTATAACTTATACCTTCAAAAGATATAAAGCTACTATCATCTTGATCATCATAATCTATTCTGTTCATCAGTGTTTTGTTTTTACTTTTCAGTCTTTTCATTTCCTCAGGAAGGTGCTAAATGAGCAAGCAAATTCTTTTAGCTTGGTTCTTGAGAGGCCCACATCACCTTTTCCGATTCAACTACTGCATAAAATGATTGATCTTGAAATATTGTTTAATAGAGGTCGAGTTCCTATTATCTCCTGGAGCAAGACACTATTGGCATCTAATTTACAGCCATCTAGTGAGAGCTCTGGGAATTCTGGATTTGTGGTGttcaattcaaaatttcttACATCGAAAGGAAGCCAGCTATTGGGCAATCAAAATCAAGATGCCATCACTTATGGCGAAAGAAACTTCATTACTCAACAAACGACTCGACTTGCTTGTATTTTTAGTGGAGAAGCCTGTGGAGATGGAGAATGGGCTCATGGAAGTTTCCCACTTGAGGAATATATTCAGGCTCTGGACCGTTCCAAGGATGAGATGTACTATAATCATTCCCTTGGCATGCGCTATAGTAAGGTATTTATCATTTTCCGAAAACGTGTTCCTTTCAGTGTGGTTGCTTAAGATATTAACATAATCTTGCTAACTTGCTATCTTAAATTCATAGATTACAGAGCAACTATTTGTAGGATCATGTATTCAAACAGAAGCTGATGTGGAAACTTTGTCAATTGTTGAGGTAATGATGTTTCACATTAAGGCCAAGAATTACTCCCTAAACTCAGTTTTTTGGATTAACAGTAAATATTGCAAATGAAAGCTTAATACAAGCTTCCATTAcaaaacaataatatctcagaagACAAAAACCTCTGTTGAATAAATGTAGTTATCAACTACTATTTACCATTGAATTTGTTAAAGCAGTGTGCCTGGGCAAATAACTTCTTCTGGTTGCATTATCCAAGTTAAAATCTGTAATATAGTTGAAATGCACCAAGTATCTAATCATGTTAATTTGAGACAAAGGCATGCTGTGACATGTAAATTTGGATTACTGCATATTCTTTTATTGTCATGCTGAATGAAccctccctccctccctccctccccCAAAACAAACGCGCGCGAATAAAACCTCTCTGGCTCTCtctcaattttatatattttacaaGCAGTTTCGTTTTCAtaagcattgcattcttcaCTCAACAATCAACATATTGGGAAATTTCTGCTACAGGGAATTACTGCTGTTCTGAACTTCCAAAGTGGAAATGAAGCTGAAAATTGGGGAATAAATGTAAGATCAATCAATGATTCATGTCAAAGGAACAATATTCTCATGATCAACTATTCCATAAGGTAATATAGGTTCCAGACCTTTTCAGTGGTTTTTACTGATGACAAATTTTCCCTTTGATATCGTTTCTTTCTTAATTGAAATTTGTGTCTGGATTTTCACTTATACTCAATATATTGAAAATGTAAGTAACTAAGTATTACTTTAGGATGAGAATTTCCAAATGTTGAATATTTAACTTCTTTTTTCCCTTTTAGAATACTATCACAAATTGAagtgaataaaatatattttcatgGAGTTGAACCAGAAGTTCTGACTATGCAAAAATTTTTCTACTTAGACTTTGGTTTTTGTTTTATGTAAGTTTTCCATACTTATGTTTTCAGGGATAGAGATTCATATGATTTGAGAAAGAAACTTCCATTTTGTGTGGGGCTACTATTAAGGCTGCTTAGGAAGAATCATCGTGTCTTTGTTACTTGCACTTCTGGATTCGATCGGTCTCCTGCTTGTGTGATTGCATACCTGCACTGGATGACAGATGTTTCCCTTCATGCAGCCTATACTTGGGTCACTGGGATGCACACATGTAGACCCGACAGGTTCATCTTGTTAAACTTAAACACTTTTGGATCATGGCTTGATTGTACCTTAAATTTCTGTTTAAGAGGGCTCAAGATGGGGATATGTAGTCCGAGAAAAGAATACATGCATGGTTTGTAATCTTAAAAAGTTGAAATTGTACAagtttctttcttctttggGCATGAGCAATGAAAATGTTCAAGTTCTTTGTTAGCAGCTGTGATTCTCTCCTTACCATCATCCTTGTAGTGAAGTCAAAGTTTTGTGTTCTGCTTGTTTTCTTTCAGGTCTctactaattttattttcattaatcTAGTTAACCATTGGGTGGCACACAGATTGCTTACATGTTTGTATGTGCCTGCATCTCACACAGTCATTTATTTTCACCACCTcctaaacttttattttttgggGGTCATTTTGCCACActtcattttcttaattaaagAAGCATTTCACAGAGTCGTAACTGCAGGCCAGCAATTGCATGGGCAACATGGGATCTTATAGCTATGGTTGAAAGGGGAAAACATGATGGACCTCCCACACACGCTGTCACATTTGTGTGGAATGGTCATGAGGTAACAGATATTTAATTATAGCTTCACTGCAGCTTGCTGGTCAGTTTACCTTTAGATTTCTAATGAGGCCTAGGAGATTGAATATGTTTGTTATAATTATAGTTTTAAGTTTCTTCATCTGAGTCCCATCTATTTTAATGTTTTAGGAAGATGATGTAACTTTGGTGGGAGATTTTACTGCAAACTGGAAAGAACCACTAAAGGCAGTGTATCAGGGTGCAAGACATGAAGTAGAAGTTAAACTTCCACAAGGAAAGTATGTCTCCTGTTTTTTTACCATAATGGTCTTCAAAATCTATGCTTTTTgactttttctttaaattagcTTGGCTACCTAATTAGCTAAATATTCCCAGGTAGTCAATTAAATATCTATTTCATATTATGATCATCTTTTTATTATAGGTTATtgtgatttaatttttttcatggGCCCAAAAAAAAAGGGTGACAGTGTAATTCCTTCATGCAATATTTTTGTGGAACATTACATGATTCCATTTTTTGCCTTCAGATACTACTACAAGTTTATTGTTAATGGAGAATGGATGCATTCAACTGCTTCACCAGAAGAAAGCGATGATAGGGGTAATATTAACAATATAATTGTCATCGGTGAAACTGCCAGCATTCAGCCTTCGGTTCAGCACCAGCAGGAGGTATGTACACAGTATACGCTTAGAAGTTGCATTCATATGATGAAGAAATTGCAAAGAATAACAGAGCAAGAACAAGGATAAATCACTCTTTCTGAACATTTGAGAATCCTGAGATTCTCCCTGAAGTTCTTAAATAAAAGCTGGACCTAAACTTCCTTAATTGTGACACCTTGAATAGCTTATTAATTGCTATTCTTAATTTACTTTTTGTTGTCAGTTTGGAAGGTATTTCCAGTAAGGAGTTATCCTCTCGTGGAAGACTACTGTGTTAAGAGACCTTAGATCCATAAGGGTTATTTGGTGGTAGAGTTGGTAGTAGAGTTGTCCGGAGAATAGATTAGATGGTTATATCCAAAAAGAATATGAGCGTAACCGTTAAAAGGGATATACAATTCAATATTTGACTGTTAACATGATTTAAGACTGAACATTATGGCATCTAGCTGATCTATGTAATGAACTCCACCAATTGGGACAATGCTTAGATGCTATTCATTGACAGAAACACAACCAGAATCTATCTAGGCAAATCAAATTTAGTGTGAACTATTCGCTGTAGATTAATATATTGTAGAAATAAGAACAATATTGTAAACGCACTCTTCAGAACATTGGATCACCCTTTGTCTCTCTAGATATACTGATTTACTGTTTACACCAAACCTTACCTTAACCTTCTAAATTGACACCTCAGCTAATCTCAAAACCTTAACCATCTAATGTCCTTTGACCATGCTTATTTTTCCTAGCATAAATGATTGTTCCCTAATTGTTAATTTATCAGTTAATCATTGCTTGATTTTCTGTAGTTCCAGGATGCAAATGTTGTGAAGGTAATTGAAAGGCCTTTGAATGAAACAGAGCGGTTTATGCTTGCGAAAGCAGCTCGTTGTATCGCATTCTCTATCTGTCCTATCAGATTAACTCCCAAGTAAGTAGTTGCATACAATGATACAACTATCCTCTCATGTACAGAAAGAAGTTTGTCCTTGTTGTACATTTTGGTACGATACGGTTGTAATAAATGAGAGAAGATTCGCGTTGTATATTACACCGCTGAAGCATATTATGAATTCACCACATTGGAGGTAGTACTGTTTCTTCCA includes:
- the LOC130936636 gene encoding phosphoglucan phosphatase LSF1, chloroplastic isoform X2, whose translation is MLLLRLTTNPHPPPPFLPCITNTASSSSSSFCPTHRSLFNNGNKNCFVRSNVRTHTLRVFAMSDSKAYKMNLNQYLVTLERPLGIRFALTADGNIIVHSLTKGGNAERSRIIMVGDTLKKLGDSSQNKLVEIKDVGDTQKVLNEQANSFSLVLERPTSPFPIQLLHKMIDLEILFNRGRVPIISWSKTLLASNLQPSSESSGNSGFVVFNSKFLTSKGSQLLGNQNQDAITYGERNFITQQTTRLACIFSGEACGDGEWAHGSFPLEEYIQALDRSKDEMYYNHSLGMRYSKITEQLFVGSCIQTEADVETLSIVEGITAVLNFQSGNEAENWGINVRSINDSCQRNNILMINYSIRDRDSYDLRKKLPFCVGLLLRLLRKNHRVFVTCTSGFDRSPACVIAYLHWMTDVSLHAAYTWVTGMHTCRPDRPAIAWATWDLIAMVERGKHDGPPTHAVTFVWNGHEEDDVTLVGDFTANWKEPLKAVYQGARHEVEVKLPQGKYYYKFIVNGEWMHSTASPEESDDRGNINNIIVIGETASIQPSVQHQQEDANVVKVIERPLNETERFMLAKAARCIAFSICPIRLTPK
- the LOC130936636 gene encoding phosphoglucan phosphatase LSF1, chloroplastic isoform X1; this translates as MLLLRLTTNPHPPPPFLPCITNTASSSSSSFCPTHRSLFNNGNKNCFVRSNVRTHTLRVFAMSDSKAYKMNLNQYLVTLERPLGIRFALTADGNIIVHSLTKGGNAERSRIIMVGDTLKKLGDSSQNKLVEIKDVGDTQKVLNEQANSFSLVLERPTSPFPIQLLHKMIDLEILFNRGRVPIISWSKTLLASNLQPSSESSGNSGFVVFNSKFLTSKGSQLLGNQNQDAITYGERNFITQQTTRLACIFSGEACGDGEWAHGSFPLEEYIQALDRSKDEMYYNHSLGMRYSKITEQLFVGSCIQTEADVETLSIVEGITAVLNFQSGNEAENWGINVRSINDSCQRNNILMINYSIRDRDSYDLRKKLPFCVGLLLRLLRKNHRVFVTCTSGFDRSPACVIAYLHWMTDVSLHAAYTWVTGMHTCRPDRPAIAWATWDLIAMVERGKHDGPPTHAVTFVWNGHEEDDVTLVGDFTANWKEPLKAVYQGARHEVEVKLPQGKYYYKFIVNGEWMHSTASPEESDDRGNINNIIVIGETASIQPSVQHQQEFQDANVVKVIERPLNETERFMLAKAARCIAFSICPIRLTPK